A genomic segment from Klebsiella africana encodes:
- the potG gene encoding putrescine ABC transporter ATP-binding subunit PotG produces the protein MNDVMPRPQAKAPKALTPLLEIRNLTKSFDGQHAVDDVSLTIYKGEIFALLGASGCGKSTLLRMLAGFEQPTAGQIMLDGVDLARVPPYQRPINMMFQSYALFPHMTVEQNIAFGLKQDRLPKAEITARVQEMLALVHMQEFAKRKPHQLSGGQRQRVALARSLAKRPKLLLLDEPMGALDKKLRDRMQLEVVDILERVGVTCVMVTHDQEEAMTMAGRIAIMNRGKFVQIGEPEEIYEHPTTRYSAEFIGSVNVFEGLVKERLEDGLVLSSPGLMHPLKVDPDASVVDNVPVWVALRPEKIMLCDEPPADGYNFAVGEVIHIAYLGDLSIYHVRLQSGQMISAQLQNEHRHRKGTPTWGDEVRLCWDADSCVVLTV, from the coding sequence TTGAACGACGTAATGCCCCGCCCACAGGCGAAAGCCCCCAAAGCGCTGACCCCGCTACTGGAAATCCGTAACTTAACCAAGTCGTTTGATGGCCAGCATGCGGTCGACGACGTCAGTCTCACTATCTACAAAGGCGAAATTTTTGCTCTGCTGGGCGCGTCAGGCTGCGGGAAATCGACGCTACTGCGCATGCTGGCGGGCTTTGAACAACCGACCGCCGGGCAGATTATGCTCGACGGCGTGGATCTGGCGCGCGTGCCGCCCTATCAGCGGCCTATCAATATGATGTTCCAGTCCTACGCCCTGTTTCCCCATATGACCGTTGAGCAGAATATCGCCTTCGGCCTGAAACAGGACCGCCTGCCTAAGGCGGAAATCACCGCCCGGGTGCAGGAGATGCTGGCCCTGGTACATATGCAGGAGTTTGCCAAACGTAAGCCGCACCAACTCTCAGGCGGCCAGCGGCAGCGCGTCGCGCTGGCGCGCAGCCTGGCGAAACGGCCGAAGCTGCTGCTGCTTGATGAACCGATGGGGGCGTTGGATAAAAAGCTGCGCGATCGCATGCAGCTCGAGGTGGTGGATATTCTTGAGCGCGTTGGCGTGACCTGCGTGATGGTAACCCACGATCAGGAAGAGGCGATGACCATGGCGGGCCGTATCGCCATTATGAATCGCGGCAAGTTTGTGCAGATTGGCGAACCGGAAGAGATTTACGAGCATCCGACCACCCGCTACAGCGCCGAGTTCATCGGCTCGGTGAACGTCTTTGAAGGGCTGGTGAAGGAGCGTCTGGAAGATGGCCTGGTGCTGAGCTCGCCAGGACTGATGCATCCGCTGAAGGTCGACCCCGACGCCTCGGTGGTGGACAACGTACCGGTCTGGGTGGCGCTGCGCCCGGAGAAGATCATGCTGTGCGATGAGCCGCCGGCGGATGGCTACAATTTTGCCGTCGGCGAGGTGATTCATATCGCTTATCTGGGGGATCTTTCTATCTATCATGTGCGCCTGCAAAGCGGGCAGATGATCAGCGCCCAGCTGCAGAATGAGCACCGCCATCGGAAAGGGACGCCCACCTGGGGTGACGAGGTACGTTTATGCTGGGATGCGGACAGCTGCGTTGTACTGACGGTGTAA